A DNA window from Stutzerimonas stutzeri contains the following coding sequences:
- the folB gene encoding dihydroneopterin aldolase has protein sequence MDTVFIEGLEVDTVIGAYDWERGIRQCLHLDLTLGWDIRPAAEHDELDKALDYAQVAANIERFAGEARFELVETFAERLAQALMSEFGIVWLRLRVTKPGVNARARALGVEIERGCR, from the coding sequence GTGGACACAGTCTTCATAGAAGGCCTGGAAGTGGATACGGTAATCGGCGCCTATGACTGGGAGCGGGGCATTCGACAGTGCCTGCATCTGGATCTGACGCTGGGCTGGGACATCCGACCGGCCGCCGAGCATGACGAGTTGGACAAGGCGCTGGATTACGCCCAGGTTGCCGCGAATATCGAGCGCTTTGCTGGCGAAGCGCGCTTCGAGCTGGTCGAGACCTTTGCCGAGCGTTTGGCACAGGCCCTGATGAGCGAGTTCGGTATTGTCTGGCTGCGCTTGCGTGTGACCAAGCCCGGCGTCAATGCGCGGGCCCGAGCGTTGGGTGTGGAGATCGAACGCGGATGTCGCTGA
- the tsaD gene encoding tRNA (adenosine(37)-N6)-threonylcarbamoyltransferase complex transferase subunit TsaD, with protein MLVLGLETSCDETGVALYDSEQGLLADALFSQIDLHRVYGGVVPELASRDHVKRMLPLIRQVLEEAGREAGQVDAVAYTAGPGLVGALLVGASCAQALALAWGVPAVGVHHMEGHLLAPMLEAQPPAFPFVALLVSGGHTQLVRVDGIGQYELLGESVDDAAGEAFDKTAKLMGLRYPGGPEIALLAERGTPGRFVFPRPMTDRPGLDFSFSGLKTFTLNTWQQCRAAGDESEQTRCDIALAFQQAVVETLTIKCRRALKQTGLKSLVIAGGVSANQSLRQSLEKMLGELNGQVFYARPRFCTDNGAMIAYAGCQRLLAGQHDGPAITVQPRWSMETLPAI; from the coding sequence ATGCTGGTGCTAGGGCTGGAAACTTCATGTGATGAGACCGGTGTCGCGTTGTATGACAGCGAGCAGGGCTTGCTGGCCGACGCGCTATTCAGCCAGATCGACCTGCATCGCGTCTATGGCGGTGTGGTGCCGGAGCTGGCCTCGCGCGATCACGTGAAACGTATGCTGCCGCTGATTCGCCAGGTGCTGGAGGAGGCTGGGCGCGAGGCTGGCCAGGTCGACGCAGTGGCGTATACGGCCGGTCCTGGACTGGTCGGCGCGCTGCTGGTTGGCGCCTCTTGCGCCCAGGCGCTGGCGTTGGCCTGGGGCGTGCCAGCCGTCGGTGTGCATCATATGGAAGGCCATTTGTTGGCGCCGATGCTCGAAGCACAACCGCCGGCATTTCCGTTCGTCGCTTTGTTGGTATCGGGCGGACATACGCAATTGGTCCGCGTGGATGGTATCGGCCAGTACGAGCTACTCGGCGAGTCGGTGGACGACGCCGCCGGTGAAGCTTTCGACAAAACCGCGAAACTCATGGGATTGCGTTATCCCGGTGGGCCGGAGATTGCCCTCCTAGCCGAGCGGGGCACACCGGGTCGCTTCGTTTTCCCGCGGCCGATGACCGATCGGCCCGGCCTGGATTTCAGCTTTAGTGGCCTGAAGACCTTCACCCTCAATACCTGGCAGCAATGCCGCGCCGCTGGTGATGAATCCGAGCAGACCCGCTGCGATATCGCGCTGGCCTTCCAGCAGGCGGTGGTCGAAACCCTGACCATCAAGTGTCGCCGAGCGCTCAAGCAGACGGGCCTGAAGTCGCTGGTCATCGCCGGCGGCGTGAGCGCCAATCAGTCGCTGCGTCAGTCTTTGGAGAAAATGCTCGGCGAGCTCAATGGCCAGGTGTTCTATGCGCGTCCACGTTTCTGCACCGACAATGGCGCGATGATCGCCTACGCTGGCTGTCAACGCCTGCTTGCCGGTCAGCACGATGGACCGGCGATCACTGTGCAGCCACGCTGGTCAATGGAAACGCTGCCGGCGATCTGA
- the dnaG gene encoding DNA primase, which translates to MAGLIPQSFIDDLLNRSDIVEVVGSRIQLKKAGKNYSALCPFHKEKTPSFSVSPDKQFYYCFGCGAGGNALGFVMDHDQLDFPQAVEELAKRAGMEVTYEDSGRKHKPRQPVDSPLYPLLAAATDYYRQALKSHPTRKSAVDYLKGRGLSGVIARDFSLGFAPPGWDNLMKHLGGDALQQKALIDAGLLIENAENGKRYDRFRDRVMFPIRDSRGRVIAFGGRVLGDDKPKYLNSPETPVFHKGQELYGLYEARQANRDLDEIMVVEGYMDVIALAQQGLRNAVATLGTATSEEHLKRLFRIVPSVLFCFDGDAAGRKAAWRALEATLPNLQDGRRARFLFLPDGEDPDTLVRAEGTDAFRARIQQHSQPLADYFFQQLSDEADPRSLEGKAHLATLAAPLIEKIPGTNLRALMRQRLAEITGLNGEALQHMATAPAPSPGSNTSEYDDSVYYETGAHYAETDYFEPPEAAKQQRSGKKEWKKDWKKSGQRPDFKPRGPRIPATVEPPTLTTLRTLLHHPELAQKVEDVSHFAAEDDTYAQLLVALLGTLQKNPKLRSLQLIARWHGTDQGRLLRALAEKEWLISADNLEQQFFDTINSLVARQRERRLESLLRKARLGELSAEEKDQLRNLLSRNAIPATPTSTGA; encoded by the coding sequence ATGGCCGGCCTGATCCCGCAATCCTTCATTGATGATTTGCTCAACCGCTCCGACATTGTCGAAGTGGTGGGTTCGCGCATCCAGCTGAAAAAGGCCGGCAAGAACTACAGCGCCCTCTGCCCCTTTCACAAGGAAAAGACGCCATCCTTTAGCGTCAGCCCGGACAAGCAGTTCTACTACTGCTTTGGCTGCGGCGCTGGCGGCAACGCGCTCGGCTTCGTCATGGACCACGACCAGCTGGATTTCCCCCAGGCGGTCGAGGAACTGGCGAAGCGCGCCGGCATGGAAGTCACCTACGAGGACAGCGGGCGCAAGCACAAGCCACGTCAGCCGGTCGACTCGCCGCTCTATCCATTGCTCGCCGCGGCCACCGACTACTACCGCCAGGCCCTGAAGAGCCACCCGACCCGCAAATCGGCCGTGGACTACCTCAAGGGTCGCGGCCTGTCCGGCGTGATCGCCCGTGATTTCAGCCTGGGCTTCGCCCCGCCCGGCTGGGACAACCTGATGAAGCATCTCGGCGGCGATGCGCTGCAGCAGAAAGCCCTGATCGACGCCGGTCTACTGATCGAGAATGCCGAAAACGGCAAGCGCTACGACCGCTTCCGCGACCGTGTGATGTTCCCCATCCGCGACAGCCGCGGCAGGGTGATCGCCTTCGGCGGCCGCGTTCTGGGCGACGACAAGCCCAAGTATCTGAACTCGCCAGAAACCCCGGTATTCCACAAAGGCCAAGAGCTCTACGGCCTCTATGAAGCCCGCCAGGCCAACCGCGACCTCGACGAGATCATGGTGGTCGAGGGCTACATGGATGTCATCGCCCTAGCCCAGCAAGGCTTGCGCAATGCCGTCGCCACCCTTGGCACTGCAACCAGCGAAGAACACCTCAAGCGACTGTTCCGCATCGTGCCAAGCGTGCTGTTCTGCTTCGACGGCGACGCCGCCGGACGCAAGGCCGCCTGGCGGGCACTGGAAGCTACCCTGCCGAACTTGCAGGATGGTCGTCGCGCACGCTTCCTGTTCCTACCGGACGGCGAAGACCCGGACACACTTGTCCGCGCCGAGGGCACCGATGCGTTTCGTGCACGCATTCAGCAGCATTCGCAGCCGCTGGCCGATTACTTCTTTCAGCAGCTGAGCGATGAAGCCGATCCGCGCTCGCTGGAAGGCAAAGCCCATCTTGCTACGCTCGCAGCGCCGCTCATCGAAAAGATCCCCGGCACCAATCTGCGCGCATTGATGCGCCAGCGCCTCGCCGAAATCACCGGCCTGAACGGGGAAGCCCTGCAGCACATGGCCACTGCACCTGCGCCGAGCCCCGGCAGCAATACGTCTGAATACGACGACTCGGTGTACTACGAAACCGGCGCACACTACGCCGAAACGGATTACTTCGAGCCCCCCGAAGCCGCGAAACAACAGCGCAGCGGCAAGAAAGAATGGAAGAAAGACTGGAAAAAATCCGGGCAGCGACCAGACTTCAAACCTCGCGGACCTCGCATACCAGCCACAGTCGAGCCACCGACTCTGACCACCTTGCGCACGCTGCTGCATCATCCCGAGCTGGCACAGAAAGTCGAAGATGTCAGTCATTTCGCTGCGGAAGACGATACATACGCGCAATTGCTTGTCGCACTGCTCGGCACGCTACAAAAGAATCCGAAGCTGCGTAGCCTGCAGCTGATCGCCCGCTGGCATGGAACCGACCAAGGGCGACTTTTACGTGCACTTGCGGAGAAAGAATGGCTGATCTCTGCCGATAACCTTGAACAGCAGTTTTTCGACACCATTAATAGTCTTGTCGCCCGACAGCGGGAACGCCGACTCGAAAGCTTGCTGCGCAAGGCTCGCCTGGGTGAACTCAGCGCAGAGGAAAAAGACCAACTGCGTAACCTATTGAGCCGTAACGCAATACCCGCTACACCGACCTCAACTGGCGCCTGA
- a CDS encoding multifunctional CCA addition/repair protein, protein MQVFKVGGAVRDRLLGRPVSEVDWLVVGATPEEMQARGFRPVGADFPVFLHPQTGEEYALARTERKSGRGYGGFTFHASPDVTLEEDLQRRDLTINAIAEDDDGQLIDPYGGQHDLQARLLRHVSPAFAEDPLRVLRVARFAARYAELGFRIADETLELMCQLARSGELSALTAERSWKEISRALMEPRPDVFIQVLRDCGALAELFPELAAAFITGNAHGEHLLGTLRQCAAHGQPLPIRWACLLLGCATPEVDQQAHLAAIDALNQRCKAPRDCQELAMLLGRYHQDACAAWTLPADTLLDMLQHFDIYRRPERFEQFVAACEMHAQAAKPDQPFPPADFLRGAASAARAVAVKPLLDQGFKGAELGKALGAARLEALHAYCQQNVG, encoded by the coding sequence ATGCAGGTTTTTAAAGTCGGCGGCGCGGTGCGCGACCGCTTATTAGGCCGCCCGGTCAGCGAGGTGGACTGGCTGGTGGTCGGCGCCACGCCGGAAGAAATGCAGGCCCGCGGGTTTCGCCCGGTCGGTGCGGACTTTCCGGTATTCCTGCACCCGCAGACCGGCGAGGAATACGCGCTGGCGCGTACCGAACGCAAAAGCGGCCGCGGCTATGGAGGGTTCACCTTCCATGCCAGCCCCGACGTCACGCTCGAAGAAGATCTGCAGCGGCGCGACCTCACCATCAACGCCATCGCTGAAGACGACGATGGCCAATTGATCGACCCCTACGGCGGCCAACACGATCTGCAGGCGCGGCTGCTTCGCCACGTCTCCCCCGCATTCGCCGAAGACCCGCTGCGTGTGCTGCGCGTCGCGCGCTTCGCCGCACGCTACGCCGAACTCGGTTTTCGTATCGCCGATGAGACGCTTGAACTGATGTGCCAGCTGGCGCGCTCCGGCGAGCTGTCGGCACTGACGGCGGAGCGCAGCTGGAAAGAGATTTCGCGTGCGCTGATGGAGCCGCGGCCAGATGTTTTTATTCAGGTACTGCGTGATTGCGGCGCGCTGGCCGAGTTATTCCCGGAACTGGCCGCAGCGTTCATCACAGGGAACGCCCACGGTGAACACCTGCTCGGCACCCTGCGCCAGTGCGCAGCGCATGGGCAACCGTTGCCGATACGCTGGGCGTGCTTGCTGCTCGGTTGCGCAACGCCGGAGGTCGACCAGCAGGCACACTTGGCCGCCATCGATGCGCTCAACCAACGCTGCAAGGCGCCGAGGGACTGCCAGGAACTGGCGATGCTGCTTGGTCGATATCACCAGGATGCTTGCGCTGCCTGGACGCTGCCGGCCGATACACTGCTCGACATGCTGCAGCACTTTGATATCTATCGCCGCCCCGAGCGCTTCGAGCAATTCGTTGCTGCCTGCGAAATGCACGCCCAAGCAGCCAAACCCGATCAGCCGTTTCCGCCAGCCGACTTTTTGCGTGGAGCCGCCAGTGCAGCACGCGCCGTGGCGGTCAAGCCGCTGCTGGACCAAGGTTTCAAGGGCGCCGAACTAGGCAAGGCGCTCGGTGCTGCTCGGCTCGAGGCCTTGCACGCCTACTGCCAGCAGAATGTGGGGTAA
- the rpsU gene encoding 30S ribosomal protein S21, protein MPNVKVKENEPFDVALRRFKRSCEKAGVLAEVRSREFYEKPTSERKRKAAAAVKRHAKKVQREQRRSVRLY, encoded by the coding sequence ATGCCCAACGTTAAAGTCAAAGAGAACGAACCATTCGACGTAGCTCTGCGTCGCTTCAAGCGTTCCTGCGAAAAAGCAGGCGTTCTTGCAGAAGTCCGCTCGCGTGAGTTCTACGAGAAGCCGACTTCCGAGCGCAAGCGCAAGGCTGCTGCTGCAGTCAAGCGTCACGCCAAGAAAGTGCAGCGCGAGCAGCGCCGCAGCGTTCGCCTGTACTAA
- a CDS encoding SpoVR family protein has translation MKRQPISTGSEWTFDLVRQYDREIGRIAERYALDTYPNQIEVITAEQMMDAYASVGMPLGYHHWSYGKQFLHTEKHYKRGQMGLAYEIVINSDPCIAYLMEENTMCMQALVIAHASYGHNSFFKGNYLFRTWTDASSIIDYLVFAKQYIMQCEERHGIDAVEDLLDSCHALMNYGVDRYKRPYPISAEEERRRQKDREEHLQRQINDLWRTIPKGTDKGDGQADSQRFPAEPQENILYFIEKHAPLLEPWQREVVRIVRKIAQYFYPQRQTQVMNEGWATFWHYTLLNDLYDEGLVTDGFMMEFLQSHTSVIYQPGFDSPYYSGINPYTLGFAMYQDIRRICEHPTEEDKRWFPEIAGSDWLTTVKFAMNNFKDESFILQFLSPKVIRDLKLFSILDDDRKDELLVPAIHDESGYHTIRELLAAQYNLGNREPNVQVWNVDRRGDRSLTLRHTQHDRKPLGASTEEVLKHLHRLWGFDVHLQSMQDDKLVNTHHMPPRTSGESEADGRFPGMNFA, from the coding sequence ATGAAACGACAGCCCATTTCCACCGGCTCGGAATGGACCTTCGACCTGGTTCGGCAATACGACCGTGAGATCGGTCGGATCGCCGAACGCTATGCACTGGACACCTACCCGAACCAGATCGAGGTGATCACCGCCGAGCAGATGATGGATGCCTATGCCTCGGTCGGTATGCCGCTGGGTTACCACCATTGGTCCTACGGAAAGCAGTTCCTGCACACCGAGAAGCACTACAAGCGCGGCCAGATGGGCCTGGCCTACGAGATCGTGATCAACTCCGACCCTTGCATCGCCTACCTGATGGAAGAAAACACCATGTGCATGCAGGCACTGGTAATCGCTCATGCAAGCTACGGGCACAACAGTTTCTTCAAGGGTAACTACCTGTTCCGCACCTGGACCGACGCCAGTTCGATCATCGACTACCTGGTATTCGCCAAGCAGTACATCATGCAGTGCGAAGAGCGCCACGGCATCGACGCGGTGGAAGACCTGCTCGATTCCTGCCATGCCTTGATGAACTACGGCGTCGACCGCTACAAGCGCCCCTACCCCATCTCCGCGGAAGAAGAGCGCCGCCGCCAGAAGGATCGCGAGGAGCACCTGCAGCGGCAGATCAACGATCTCTGGCGCACTATTCCCAAGGGTACGGACAAGGGCGATGGTCAGGCAGACAGCCAGCGTTTCCCGGCAGAGCCGCAGGAAAACATCCTCTACTTCATCGAGAAGCATGCGCCGCTGCTTGAGCCCTGGCAGCGCGAAGTGGTGCGCATCGTGCGCAAGATCGCGCAGTACTTCTATCCGCAGCGCCAGACTCAGGTGATGAACGAAGGCTGGGCGACGTTCTGGCACTACACCCTGCTCAACGACCTGTATGACGAGGGCCTGGTCACCGACGGCTTCATGATGGAGTTCCTGCAGTCGCATACCAGCGTGATCTACCAGCCGGGCTTCGACAGCCCCTACTACAGCGGTATCAACCCCTACACGCTGGGGTTCGCCATGTACCAGGACATCCGCCGGATTTGCGAGCATCCCACCGAGGAGGACAAACGCTGGTTCCCGGAGATCGCCGGCAGCGACTGGCTGACCACCGTCAAATTCGCCATGAACAACTTCAAGGACGAGAGCTTCATCCTGCAGTTCCTCTCACCCAAGGTGATCCGCGACCTCAAGCTGTTCAGCATTCTCGATGACGACCGCAAGGACGAATTGCTGGTCCCGGCGATCCACGACGAAAGCGGCTACCACACCATTCGCGAACTGCTCGCCGCGCAATACAACCTCGGCAACCGCGAGCCCAATGTGCAGGTATGGAACGTCGACCGGCGTGGTGATCGCTCGCTGACCCTGCGCCATACGCAGCACGACCGCAAGCCGCTGGGCGCATCCACCGAGGAGGTGCTCAAGCACCTGCACCGACTCTGGGGCTTCGACGTGCACTTGCAGTCGATGCAGGACGACAAGCTGGTCAACACCCACCACATGCCGCCGCGCACGAGCGGCGAGTCGGAAGCCGACGGGCGTTTTCCCGGCATGAACTTCGCCTGA
- the folK gene encoding 2-amino-4-hydroxy-6-hydroxymethyldihydropteridine diphosphokinase, producing MSLTPVMLGLGSNVQRELRLHAGLEALVDLLQDMRCSPVFESLAVGYKGDNFYNLVVAGYTDLPLTELDRRLKFIEADNGRYAPDRKGLPLDIDVLLYDGLVGNFHGLLLPRAEILQNAFVLWPLALLAPALLHPAVGKNFAELWEQSSIDQQLWPVRFQWRGIELTPPELIRSHPPRSV from the coding sequence ATGTCGCTGACCCCTGTCATGCTCGGCCTGGGCAGCAATGTGCAGCGCGAACTGCGCTTGCATGCGGGGCTCGAGGCACTGGTCGATTTGCTACAGGACATGCGCTGCTCGCCGGTATTCGAGAGCTTGGCGGTGGGCTACAAGGGCGACAATTTCTACAATCTGGTGGTCGCCGGCTACACCGACCTGCCGCTTACTGAATTGGACCGCCGGCTCAAGTTCATCGAGGCCGATAACGGTCGTTATGCTCCCGACCGCAAAGGGCTGCCATTGGATATCGACGTGCTGCTGTATGACGGTCTGGTCGGTAATTTCCATGGTTTGCTATTGCCGCGCGCCGAAATTCTGCAGAACGCCTTCGTGCTCTGGCCGCTGGCGTTACTGGCGCCCGCCCTGCTGCATCCGGCTGTTGGAAAGAACTTCGCCGAACTATGGGAGCAATCATCCATAGACCAGCAGCTCTGGCCGGTGCGGTTTCAGTGGCGCGGTATCGAACTCACTCCGCCGGAGCTGATTCGCAGCCATCCCCCGCGCTCCGTCTGA
- a CDS encoding YeaH/YhbH family protein produces the protein MSYVIDRRLNGKNKSTVNRQRFLQRYRGHIKKAVEEAVGRRSITDMEHGEQISIPGRDIDEPVLHHGRGGRQTIVHPGNKEFVAGERIPRPQGGGGGQGAGQASNSGDGMDDFVFQITQEEFLDFMFEDLELPNLVKRHLTGTDTFKTVRAGISNEGNPSRINIVRTLRSAHARRIALSGSSRAQLRALKAELERLRLEEPNNFGDIKATEEEIGRLTARIKRVPFLDTFDLKYNLLVKHPNPSSKAVMFCLMDVSGSMTQATKDIAKRFFILLYLFLKRNYDKIDVVFIRHHTSAKEVDEEEFFYSRETGGTIVSSALKMMQEIMAERYPANEWNIYAAQASDGDNWNDDSPLCRDILINQIMPFVQYFTYVEITPREHQALWYEYNQVAEAFSDAFAQQQLVSAADIYPVFRELFQRRMTS, from the coding sequence ATGAGCTACGTGATCGATCGTCGCCTGAATGGCAAGAACAAGAGCACGGTGAACCGCCAGCGCTTCCTGCAGCGGTACCGCGGACATATCAAGAAAGCCGTGGAGGAAGCCGTCGGTCGGCGCTCCATCACCGACATGGAGCATGGCGAGCAGATCAGCATCCCCGGCCGCGACATCGACGAGCCGGTGCTTCACCACGGCCGCGGCGGCCGGCAGACCATCGTGCACCCCGGCAACAAGGAGTTCGTCGCTGGCGAACGTATCCCAAGGCCGCAGGGTGGCGGCGGTGGCCAGGGCGCCGGTCAGGCCAGCAACAGCGGCGACGGCATGGACGACTTCGTCTTTCAGATCACCCAGGAAGAATTCCTCGATTTCATGTTCGAGGATCTGGAGCTGCCCAACCTGGTCAAGCGTCACCTGACCGGCACCGACACCTTCAAAACAGTGCGCGCCGGCATCAGCAACGAAGGCAACCCGTCACGCATCAATATCGTCCGCACGCTGCGCTCGGCCCATGCTCGGCGCATCGCGCTGTCTGGCAGCAGCCGTGCCCAGCTGCGGGCATTGAAGGCGGAGCTGGAGCGTCTGCGCCTGGAGGAGCCGAACAACTTCGGCGACATCAAGGCTACCGAAGAGGAAATCGGGCGGCTCACCGCGCGGATCAAGCGCGTACCGTTTCTCGATACCTTCGACCTCAAGTACAACCTGCTGGTCAAGCATCCCAACCCCAGCTCGAAGGCGGTGATGTTCTGCCTGATGGACGTTTCCGGCTCCATGACCCAGGCCACCAAGGACATCGCCAAGCGCTTCTTTATCCTGCTGTACCTGTTCCTCAAGCGGAATTACGACAAGATCGACGTGGTGTTCATCCGTCACCACACCAGCGCTAAGGAAGTCGACGAGGAAGAGTTCTTCTACTCGCGGGAGACCGGCGGCACCATCGTTTCCAGTGCGCTGAAGATGATGCAGGAGATCATGGCTGAGCGTTACCCGGCCAACGAGTGGAACATCTACGCTGCGCAGGCTTCCGACGGTGACAACTGGAATGACGACTCGCCACTATGCCGCGACATCCTGATCAACCAGATCATGCCGTTCGTGCAGTACTTCACCTACGTGGAAATCACCCCGCGCGAGCATCAGGCGCTCTGGTACGAGTACAACCAGGTCGCCGAAGCCTTTTCCGATGCGTTCGCCCAACAGCAACTGGTGAGCGCCGCGGACATTTACCCGGTGTTCCGCGAACTCTTCCAGCGGCGCATGACCAGTTGA
- the plsY gene encoding glycerol-3-phosphate 1-O-acyltransferase PlsY, with the protein MFWLLTLLAYLIGSLSFAILLSRLAGMPDPRAGGSGNPGATNMLRLAGKRLAICTLFGDLLKGLLPVLLAASLDMSIQQQAWIGLAAVCGHLYPLYFRFRGGKGVATAAGTLLALYPPAALLAVVAWLVVFRLTRTSSLAALIALPLCLPLLAWQQPDSLLPMNLLATLIVWRHRSNVRDLFAGRERHF; encoded by the coding sequence ATGTTCTGGCTGCTGACATTGCTCGCGTACCTGATCGGCTCGCTGTCATTTGCCATACTGCTCAGCCGCCTGGCCGGAATGCCCGACCCGCGTGCCGGCGGCTCCGGCAATCCCGGGGCTACCAATATGCTTCGTCTGGCAGGCAAGCGACTGGCGATCTGCACGCTATTCGGCGATCTGCTCAAAGGCTTGCTGCCCGTACTGCTGGCCGCCTCGCTGGATATGTCGATCCAACAACAGGCCTGGATTGGGCTGGCCGCGGTGTGCGGCCATCTCTACCCGCTGTACTTTCGTTTCCGTGGCGGCAAGGGCGTGGCTACGGCCGCCGGCACCCTGCTCGCGCTCTACCCACCGGCCGCGCTGCTGGCCGTCGTCGCCTGGCTGGTGGTGTTCCGCCTGACCCGCACCAGCTCGCTGGCCGCCCTCATCGCCCTGCCGCTTTGCCTGCCACTGCTGGCCTGGCAGCAACCCGACTCCCTATTACCGATGAACCTGCTGGCTACACTGATCGTCTGGCGGCATCGCAGCAACGTGCGCGACCTGTTCGCCGGGCGAGAACGACACTTCTGA
- the rpoD gene encoding RNA polymerase sigma factor RpoD: MSGKAQQQSRLKELIQRGREQGYLTYAEVNDHLPEDISDPEQVEDIIRMINDMGINVFEVAPDADALLLAEADTDEAAAEEAAAALAAVETDIGRTTDPVRMYMREMGTVELLTREGEIEIAKRIEEGIREVMSAIAHFPGTVDSILADYQRVTTEGGRLSDILSGYIDPDDDGAAGPQEVEPEAPKAAAKTATDDKDDEEEDDSDSEEEEGDGGPDPEVARLRFGAVAEQLEKANKALKKHGRASQQAIEELEALAILFMPIKLVPKQYDALVERVRNALNQIRIQERAIMQLCVRDARMPRADFLRQFPSNEINLDWADQLAGGKGKYAEAIGNRKEDIQRCQQKLIELQQECNLAIADIKDINRRMSIGEAKARRAKKEMVEANLRLVISIAKKYTNRGLQFLDLIQEGNIGLMKAVDKFEYRRGYKFSTYATWWIRQAITRSIADQARTIRIPVHMIETINKLNRISRQMLQEMGREPTPEELGERMEMPEDKIRKVLKIAKEPISMETPIGDDEDSHLGDFIEDSAMQSPIDVATVESLKEATREVLSGLTAREAKVLRMRFGIDMNTDHTLEEVGKQFDVTRERIRQIEAKALRKLRHPTRSEHLRSFLDE, from the coding sequence ATGTCCGGAAAAGCGCAACAGCAGTCCCGCCTCAAAGAGTTGATCCAGCGTGGCCGTGAGCAGGGTTACCTGACTTACGCCGAGGTCAACGACCACCTACCGGAGGATATTTCCGATCCGGAACAGGTGGAAGACATCATTCGCATGATCAACGACATGGGCATTAATGTATTCGAGGTTGCCCCGGATGCCGATGCCCTGTTGTTGGCCGAAGCCGATACCGATGAAGCCGCTGCCGAGGAGGCCGCGGCCGCACTCGCTGCGGTCGAAACCGACATCGGTCGCACCACCGACCCTGTGCGCATGTACATGCGTGAAATGGGTACCGTTGAACTGCTGACCCGCGAAGGCGAGATCGAAATCGCCAAACGCATAGAGGAAGGCATTCGCGAGGTGATGAGCGCTATCGCTCACTTCCCCGGCACCGTCGACAGCATCCTCGCCGATTACCAGCGTGTAACGACCGAGGGTGGCCGGCTGTCCGACATCCTCAGTGGTTATATCGATCCTGACGACGACGGCGCTGCCGGCCCTCAGGAAGTCGAACCCGAAGCCCCGAAGGCCGCCGCGAAAACGGCGACCGACGACAAGGACGACGAGGAAGAAGACGACTCCGATAGTGAAGAGGAAGAAGGCGACGGCGGTCCGGATCCAGAAGTTGCACGCCTGCGTTTCGGCGCGGTTGCAGAACAACTGGAAAAGGCCAACAAGGCGCTCAAGAAGCATGGTCGCGCCAGCCAACAGGCCATCGAGGAGCTCGAAGCCCTCGCCATCCTGTTCATGCCGATCAAGCTCGTACCCAAGCAGTACGATGCGCTGGTCGAACGTGTACGCAACGCCCTGAACCAGATCCGTATTCAGGAACGCGCCATCATGCAGCTGTGCGTGCGTGATGCCCGCATGCCGCGTGCCGACTTCCTGCGTCAGTTCCCGAGCAACGAGATCAACCTCGACTGGGCTGACCAGCTAGCTGGCGGCAAAGGCAAGTACGCCGAAGCTATCGGCAATCGCAAGGAAGACATCCAACGCTGCCAGCAGAAGCTGATCGAGCTGCAGCAGGAATGCAACCTGGCAATTGCTGACATCAAGGACATCAATCGTCGCATGTCCATCGGTGAGGCCAAGGCCCGCCGGGCGAAGAAAGAAATGGTCGAGGCCAACCTGCGCCTGGTCATCTCCATCGCGAAGAAGTACACCAACCGCGGCCTGCAATTCCTCGATCTGATTCAGGAAGGCAACATCGGCCTGATGAAGGCAGTGGACAAGTTCGAATACCGCCGCGGTTACAAGTTCTCGACCTACGCCACCTGGTGGATTCGCCAGGCGATCACTCGCTCCATTGCTGACCAGGCGCGGACCATCCGTATCCCGGTGCACATGATCGAGACGATCAACAAGCTCAACCGCATCTCCCGTCAGATGCTGCAGGAAATGGGTCGCGAACCCACGCCTGAAGAGCTTGGCGAGCGCATGGAAATGCCCGAGGACAAGATCCGCAAGGTACTGAAGATCGCCAAAGAACCGATCTCCATGGAAACGCCAATCGGTGACGACGAAGACTCGCACCTGGGCGACTTCATCGAAGACTCGGCCATGCAATCGCCGATCGACGTAGCCACCGTGGAAAGCCTCAAGGAAGCGACTCGCGAAGTACTCTCCGGCCTCACCGCTCGTGAAGCCAAGGTACTGCGCATGCGCTTCGGCATCGACATGAACACCGACCACACCCTCGAGGAAGTCGGCAAACAGTTCGATGTCACCCGCGAGCGGATCCGCCAGATCGAAGCCAAGGCGCTGCGCAAGCTGCGCCACCCGACGAGAAGCGAGCATCTGCGCTCCTTCCTCGACGAGTAA